From Macaca mulatta isolate MMU2019108-1 chromosome 1, T2T-MMU8v2.0, whole genome shotgun sequence, the proteins below share one genomic window:
- the SCAMP3 gene encoding secretory carrier-associated membrane protein 3 isoform X8, with the protein MLPWEAQLDISMEIPQEFQKTVSTMYYLWMCSTLALLLNFLACLASFCVETNNGAGFGLSILWVLLFTPCSFVCWYRPMYKAFRSDSSFNFFVFFFIFFVQDVLFVLQAIGIPGWGFSGWISALVVLKANTAVAVLMLLVALLFTGIAVLGIVMLKRIHSLYRRTGASFQKAQQEFAAGVFSNPAVRTAAANAAAGAAENAFRAP; encoded by the exons GACATCTCCATGGAGATCCCCCAAGAATTTCAGAAGACTGTATCTACCATGTACTACCTCTGGATGT GCAGCACGCTGGCTCTTCTCCTGAACTTCCTCGCCTGCCTGGCCAGCTTCTGTGTGGAAACCAACAATGGCGCAGGCTTTGGGCTTTCTATCCTCTGGGTCCTCCTTTTCACGCCCTGCTCCTTTGTCTGCTGGTACCGCCCCATGTATAAGGCTTTCCG GAGTGACAGTTCATTCAATTTCTTcgttttcttcttcattttcttcgtCCAGGATGTGCTCTTTGTCCTCCAGGCCATTGGTATCCCAGGTTGGGGATTCAG tggctggatctccgCTCTGGTGGTGCTGAAGGCCAACACAGCAGTAGCCGTGCTCATGCTGCTGGTCGCCCTGCTCTTCACTGGCATTGCTGTGCTAGGAATTGTCATGCTGAAACGG ATCCACTCCTTATACCGCCGCACAGGTGCCAGCTTTCAGAAGGCCCAGCAAGAATTTGCTGCTGGTGTCTTCTCCAACCCTGCGGTGCGAACCGCAGCTGCCAATGCAGCTGCTGGGGCTGCTGAAAATGCCTTCCGGGCCCCGTGA